Proteins encoded within one genomic window of Tigriopus californicus strain San Diego chromosome 12, Tcal_SD_v2.1, whole genome shotgun sequence:
- the LOC131891735 gene encoding uncharacterized protein LOC131891735: protein MSQHQLPPIFNHLDHSEGERSEAFRFWSRRFEAFAEGYYCHKERLEAADEDGNKKWKRLLELALEAPTARLVDSHYPDLREHEATYNEIIGFLKNRFLNQSSEYQSLNAMLEAFQKPGEPFSDFLDRVSSIAARSGFTSTEAREFMTRHQALRGTTSQTIRTNALQHKWSLQELRARAREIETSLMAASSNSHKARVTLQMDTTYSQEQLEEPVSVHRVSGPYSKQPRLRGGFHNRHQKGKPCGYCGRNHPLGRSNCPSAQATCSKCSKLGHFAAVCRSGGGPGYPPPAQVNATGTNLIPLQGPETDEDPSVMYYNVLAIMNSNDRVRAPPAMAAILRVGESSIQAIVDTGAQANVAPLRLIHPDDVPRLQPTSVTVRPFGSGEITTCGILHTDTTWKDSTISERWIVIDNTTLPRQANPIISRSLAQALGLAVLHDDLIPYCKLRDHPGNKTTMPHYSNPKQ from the coding sequence ATGTCCCAACACCAGCTCCCACCCATCTTCAACCACCTGGACCACTCCGAAGGCGAACGCTCAGAAGCATTCCGCTTCTGGTCGCGAAGATTTGAGGCCTTTGCTGAGGGCTACTACTGTCACAAGGAAAGACTGGAGGCCGCAGACGAGGATGgaaacaagaaatggaaaagactGCTGGAGTTAGCGCTAGAGGCTCCCACTGCTAGGCTTGTGGATTCCCATTACCCAGACCTTCGGGAGCATGAGGCTACCTACAACGAGATCATTGGGTTCCTCAAAAACCGATTCTTGAACCAGTCGTCAGAATACCAATCCCTTAACGCTATGCTCGAGGCGTTTCAAAAGCCGGGCGAGCCATTTTCTGATTTCCTGGACCGGGTCAGCAGTATCGCTGCCCGCAGCGGTTTCACGAGCACAGAGGCCAGAGAGTTCATGACCCGACACCAGGCGTTGAGAGGCACCACCTCCCAGACGATTCGGACTAATGCCCTACAACATAAATGGTCCCTCCAAGAACTCAGAGCCCGTGCAAGAGAAATTGAAACATCCCTGATGGCGGCTTCCTCAAATTCGCACAAAGCGCGGGTCACCTTGCAGATGGACACAACGTACTCGCAGGAGCAGCTAGAGGAGCCGGTCTCGGTGCACCGAGTGAGTGGACCATACTCCAAGCAACCCAGGCTGAGGGGCGGATTCCACAACCGGCACCAAAAAGGCAAACCGTGTGGCTACTGCGGCAGGAACCACCCATTGGGACGATCGAACTGCCCGTCGGCCCAGGCAACATGCTCAAAGTGCTCAAAGTTGGGGCACTTCGCTGCCGTATGCCGGTCGGGGGGAGGACCAGGCTATCCCCCACCAGCCCAGGTCAATGCGACGGGCACTAACCTGATCCCTCTGCAGGGCCCAGAAACAGACGAGGACCCTTCCGTTATGTACTATAACGTCCTGGCCATCATGAACTCCAATGACAGAGTGCGGGCGCCCCCAGCAATGGCGGCCATCCTCAGAGTCGGCGAATCCTCCATCCAAGCTATTGTCGATACGGGCGCACAAGCCAATGTGGCACCCCTACGCCTAATCCACCCAGACGACGTCCCACGGCTCCAACCAACGTCAGTGACCGTGAGACCATTCGGGAGTGGAGAGATCACCACGTGTGGTATACTGCACACGGATACAACATGGAAGGATTCCACAATCTCAGAGCGTTGGATTGTGATTGACAACACAACCCTCCCCAGACAGGCCAACCCAATAATATCTCGATCCTTAGCCCAGGCCCTTGGACTGGCCGTCTTGCATGACGATCTGATTCCCTATTGTAAGCTTCGTGACCACCCCGGTAATAAAACCACCATGCCCCACTATTCAAACCCAAAACAATAA